Genomic DNA from Candidatus Gastranaerophilales bacterium:
CAGAACGGTGGCAGTTTCTGCCGATTATAACCTTGGAGTCAGGCTTTGTACATGTAAGAGCCAACGCAAAATTACCCACAGACGAGCCGTTCAAAAGAAAATACGAGTGTGCGCCGCCCAATGCTTCCGCGCATAATTCCTGGGATTTTTGCACAGAACCTGTAGCAGGGTGCAATGTTCCTATGTTATTAAATTCATCAGTCGTATCTAAGAAGCATGCTCCCTTGTCTACTATTTCTTTGAATCTTTTATATAAACCGGCACCTTTTGTATGACCCGGGATATGAAACTGCACCATAGGATGATTTTGGATATATTCCAACGCATCAACCAACGGTGTTTCTATTTTTTCTGTTATTATTCCCTCTACGCTAAGGGACTTTACAATATCTTCTTCCAAACATGGAGCCTCCTAAAAATAATTTAATAATTATATAAAAGCATAAATTGCAATAAATTGCTATTATTTTTTTTGCATTGTAAATTATTATTTCACATAAAAAAACGCCCGTTTTTTAAAATCGGACGTTTCTTTTATTTTTATTTAAAAACTAGCCTAAAGCTGCTTTTTCTTCATCGGTTACACCTTTGATAGTCATTTTTGTACGACCTCTGTCGTCGACTTCGGTAACTTTAACAATTACTCTATCGCCAAGTTTAATATAATCTTCAACTTGATTTACTCTTTCTTGTGCAATTTGAGAAATGTGAACCATACCGTCTTTACCCGGGGCAATTTCAACAATCGCACCGATAGGAAGTATCCTTGTTACCACACCTTTTGAAACCAATCCGGGAACTAATTTCAATGCCAAAGCATCAACCATTGATTTTGCTATATTAGCTCCTTCCTGGTCCACACTTGTAATTGTAACTGTGCCGTCATCAACTATATCAATAGTAGCACCTGAGCTGTCAATAATATTCCTGATGGTCTTACCGCCGGGTCCTATTACACCGCCTATGCAGTCAACAGGGATTTTGAACGTCATAATTTTTGGCGCCCAATCAGACATTTCTTCTCTTGGAGCCGATATAACTTCTTTCATTTTACTCAAAATATGCAGTCTGCCGTCTTTTGCCTGATAAAGGGCATTGGTTAAGGTTTCTCTTGAAATACCTTTTATCTTCATATCCATTTGAAGAGCGGTAATTCCTGTTTCGTTGCCTGTAACTTTGAAGTCCATATCGCCTAAGAAGTCTTCAATGCCTTGAATATCTGTCAACACAGTAATTTTTGATGATTCCTGAATAAGACCCATAGCCACTCCGCCAATCATAGTCTTAACGGGAATACCAGCGTCCATAAGCGCTAAGGAACTTCCGCAAGTACTTGCCATACTTGTTGAACCGTTAGATTCAATAACATCAGACGTAACTCTTATTGCATAACCGCATTCTTCTTCTGAAGGAAGAGAAGGGATAATGGCTCTTTCAGCCAGCGCGCCGTGCCCGATTTCTCTTCTGCCGGCACCTCTAAGAGGCTTAGCTTCACCTACGGAATAGCCCGGGAAAGCGTAGCTGTGCATATATCTCTTTTTAGTTTGAGGGTCAATGCCGTCAAGCTCTTGTGCCATACTCGGACCTGCCACCGTACATACGGAAAGTACCTGGGTTTGACCTCTTGTGAAAACCGCACTTCCGTGCGCTCTTGGAAGAACACCAACTTCAACCCAGATAGGACGAACTTCCTGCGGATTTCTGCCGTCAGCTCTTGTACCTTCATCGGTAATCATTTTGCGCATTATTTTCTTTTCTAAAGATTTAAATTCTTCCGAAACAAAATCCAACGGACTTGAAGCGATGAAAACTTTAATTGAATGTTCTTCAGGCAGCTCTTCCAATTTAGCAGCCACAAGTTCTTTTGCTTCTTTAAGCTTATTGCGTCTGTAATCATTATCAAAGTTATGATATGCATCAGAAACTATATCATAAGCCAAGTTTGAAATAAATTCAGCCAGCTCTGTTGTATCATAAGGGTTTACAAACTCAACGGGAGCTTTGCCGCATTCCTGCATAAATTGCTTTTGCATTGCAACCTGTTTTTTAATTTCTGCCTGAGCTAAATCAACAGCAGCCATAATATCATCTTCCGATACAAAATCGAGCCCTGCTTCAACCATAATAACAGAATCTTCCGTTCCTGCTATCACGATATTCATATCGCTTTTATCAACCTGGTTGTAAGTAGGGTTAACAACCATATTACCGTCAATTCTTCCTATTCTTGCTGCGCCGATAGGTCCTTCAAAAGGGGCTCCGCTCAACGATAAAGCGAAAGAAGCCGCTAATATTGCCAATACATCAGGTTGTTCGGATTGGTCTGAACTAAACACCTGTGCTGTTATCTGAACATCGTTCCTAAAGCCTTTAGGGAATAAAGGTCTGATAGGTCTGTCTATTAATCTGCTTGCTAAAATAGCTTTATCACCGGGTCTGCCCTCTTTTCTTAAAAATCCGCCGGGAATTTTGCCTACCGCAGACATTTTTTCTTCATAATCAACTGTTAACGGGAAGAAATCTATACCCGGTCTTGGGTTTTCGCTAACTGTAGCTGTTACCAATAACAAAGTATCTCCGACCCTTATAGTCACTGCTCCGCTGGCTTGCTTAGCCAACTTTCCTGTTTCAACGACAACTTCTTTGCCGCCGATTTCAAATCTGCAAGATTTTACATTTTCATTCATAATTTTTTCCTCTACATTGTCAACTTATAGTATACAACAAAAAGTTTACAAATCGTCAAAAAGTTTTTATTTTGGTACAATTAAACTCAAGAGCAAGAAAAGTAAGAGAGAGCCATGAGAAAGTATTCTATATTATTTCTGGCGCTGCTGATAGCATTCCATGTTAATTCAAGCGCTGATGCAATGTCAAAGAAAGCTTTTAAATATTATCAAAACGGCAATAAACTATATCAAATAAAAGACTATGAAGGTGCAAAAACCCAGTATGAAAAAGCCGTTAACATAGACCCTGTTGAATCAATTCTGTATATCAAACTTGCGGGAGTGCAGGTTGAGCTTGGAGAAAAACGCGAAGCCCTGGAAAATTATAAGACGGCTTTAAGATACACTCCGAATGACAGCTCTATATACACAAGCATAGGCAACATTTACCAGGAACTAAACGAGTATGAAAATGCTTACGCTGCGTACAAAAAAGCACTGGAACTTGCCCCTGACTATAAATATAATTACTTTAATATTGCAATAGTACAAAATTCTTTAGGTAATTATCAGGCGGCTATAGAAAATTATAAAATATTTTTAAATACCTATCCCGAGCATATAATTGCTCACAAAAATATTGCCACAACGTATCTGAACGCAAACCTTCCTCAGGGAGCAATAAAAGAGTATGAACAGCTTATTAAAAATCATCCTGCTGATTTTGATGATTGGACGAATTACGGCAGAGCTTTTTTAATGGACGGCAACTACAAAAAAGCCGTAACTATCCTAAAATCAGCCTGCGAAAAAGAACCTGAAAATGCTCTTAGCAGGTTATATCTGGCTCAGGCATATCAGGCTGTCGATAACAAACAGTCAGCAATAAAATATTATAAAGAAGCAATTATGATGGACCCTCGTTTTGTTAATGCAAAATTTGACCTCGCCAACCTGCTTTTTGATGAAAAAAATTACGACGATGCCATAGAATTTTATGTAGCTTATTTAAGAGATATGCCCAATAATTCTGATGCCTATTATAATTTAGGAATTGCTTATGAAGCAAAAAATGATGTAAATAGTGCCTTAAGCGCTTTTACAAAAGCGCTGGCGCTCAAACCCGATGACCCTAATATAACTCAGGAGATAGGCAGATGCTACCATCTTGCAAAAGACTACGAAAAAGCAATCGACTACTACTTAAAAGCATTGCAAGCCAAGCCTGATGATGCTTCGTTGCTTTACAACATAGCTTTAGCCTACTCCCAAAACAGCGATACAGATAATTCCATTATTTACCTGAATAAATCTTTAAAAATAAAAGACAACCGCCAGGTAAAACAGGATTTGGCAAAAGCTTATACAAAAAAAGGGCAGGAAGCTTATTCACAAAACAATTATGCACAGGCGGTAGAACTTTATAAAAAGGCTATCACCACTGATGTAAATTATGCACAAGCTTACCAGAATTTAGCCGATATAGTTTTTGCTTCAAAGACTTCTGAAGAAATTATTAATAATATGAAAGAAAATGTTGAAAAAGAGCCTGATAATCCTGATTTAAAAGTTGTTTACGGTGAAATGCTTCTGCAAAAAGACATGAAGGAAGAAGCAAAAGAACAATTTTCTAAAGCAATTGAACTGGACGAAAACAACACTATAGCAAAAGGTTATATGGCCGATATTTTCTACGGGGAAAAAAAATACAATGAGAGTCTGGTATACTACTCGGATGTGCTGAAAGCTCAACCCTATAACTCAGATGTTATGGTAAAGCTCGGTAATATTTACAAAGAAAAAAATGATAATGCAAACGCTGTCAAATATTATCAAAATGCCTTGACGGCAGACCCTCAAAATATTACGGCAAACTTTAACCTTGCCGTAATCTATATGGAGAGCAAAAATAATGCCAAGGCAAAAGAATTATTAGGCGCTATAATAAAAGAAAAACCAGAATTTCCTTCTTCTTATTATTTGTATGGCATAATATTGGATAATGAGAAAAAATATAATGAAGCTATCAAAAATTATGAGAAATTTTTAACCTTAGCACCAAAAGACGAAAATGCCCCCATAATAAAAAAGAGAACGGCAGAGTTAAAAAACTATATTAAACAGTTGAGCGGACGAAAAAAATGAAAATGAACGAAATATTTATTACAAAAACAAATAATCCGTTTTCTTCCATAAAACATGGTCTATCCCTATTTATGGAAGAATCGAAAGAAAAAATGTCATTAACAAAATCGTTGTTTATATCATTCTTTTTGCACATTTTATTTTTTGTTCTGGGCTTTTTTATACTGCAGGCAATTATCATTTTGCTTATGTATTTGGGCTTTGATTTATCACTTTTTGACCGGCCTAAAGCAAAAATAAGAGATATAGAATTTGTACTGCTTAACCCTGAAAAATACAACGTCAAAAAATCTTTCACAAAAAAAACTACGGCTCAAAATAATCGGGCTTTGGCAGGACCAAGACCTGATAAAAGAATGTACAGCGATGATGAGGGCGGACTTAAAAGTATAAAAAAGTCAAAAATTACAGCCGCATCCAACGTGGTTAATGAAACTCCTCAAAAAAACACACGCAAAGCTGTTTCTCAGGCAAATATCCCGCTTGCAAAAACCCCTAAAAAGGGTTCAAGCGCACCTATATTAAATATGCCCAGCCCGTTTGCAATTAATATGCCAAAAGTAAAAACCATATCCGACGATGTAGGTTTTGGCGCGGGAAGCAAACAAGGCTACCACTCACCTTCAGCGGGTTCAACCTCTGTTATCTCTGACGGTGAAGGCGCAGGCGGAAGCGGAAAAGGCGACAGTGTGGGGACAGGAGAAAGAAAAGGCGGCGGCGGTTATTATTACGGTACAGCAGGAACACCAAAACCCGGAAGTGCCAATCAATACGGTAACGATGCCAATGATGTTGATTTAAGACCTTATGTAACAGAACTCCAAAGAAAAATAGTAAGAAACTGGGCAATGCCAAGCTCCGGTAATAATAAGAAAACTGTCTTGTTCTTGAGAATTTCAAAATCAGGCTCGTTGATGGTTTTAAATATCAGAACTCCTTCAGGAGACCCTGTTACCGACAACAGCGCTATTGCCGCCGTAAAAAAAGCCCAGCCGTTTAATGCTTTGCCTGCGGGTTATAAAAATTCTTACGCTGATGTAATTTTAACATTTGACTATAATGTAAGCGCCAGACAAAACTAAGTTTTCCTTGCTTTAATATTTATAATATCAGATAATATTTTTGTATGGTTGAATAGCAAGAAGAGAGCAGGCTTATGTTACGTTACTATAAATCTTCTATAATATTAACAATTATAGGTATTATTTGTGCATATTTATGGGGTGAATACCGGACGCCGGGCGCCGGGCTGTTATCTGTTTTTATCGTAGCGGTACTGAGTATTCTTGAAGTCAGCTTATCATTTGACAATGCCGTAGTAAATGCTATGAGATTAGAAAAAATGACCCCTGAATGGCAGCATAGATTCTTAACCTGGGGGATTGTTATTGCGGTATTTGGGATGAGATTGGTGTTTCCGGTTATAATTGTATCTGTGTTTGCAAATATTTCCATTCTTGAAACAATGTATATAACAATAAACGATGTAGATAAATATAAACACTACCTTGAACTAAGTCATATCGCAGTATTGACTTTCGGGGGAAGTTTCCTTCTAATGCTCTTTCTTCACTATTTCTTTAATGAAAAAAAAGTAATCCACTGGTTAAAACCTATCGAAGAAAAACTATCCCATGTCGGTCATATTAGCGGTATTGAAACAGTTGCCACACTGCTTGGTATTTCGATTTTACAATCCTTTGTACCTGAAGCGGAAAGAATGCATGCTATTTTAGCAGGTCTGGCGGGAGTTATTTTATACATAGTAATCCATGGGTTAAGTGAATTTATGGAAGAAAAAGCAAATCATACAGAAGCGCTGACCTGCCCTAAACAGTCGTTTAAGGCGGGTTTTATTGCTTTTATGTACCTTGAATTAATAGATGCATCCTTCTCGTTAGACGGCGTACTCGGGGCTTTTGCACTAAGCAAAGATGTAATAATTATCACAATAGGTCTTGCTATAGGGGCAATGTTTGTCCGTTCATTTACTATTATGATGGTAGAGAAAAAGACACTAAAACAATTTTTATATTTAGAACACGGCGCACACTGGGCAATAGGCGCTTTGGCGGTAATCATGCTTATAGCAACCGTAAAACCCGTACCGGAAGCCATTACAGGGCTTATTGGTCTTGTTTTTATCGTTGCCGCTTATATTTCTTCCATTAAACACAACGATAAAAAATCCGTATAAATTTGAAATTATTTTGCAACCAGCTTTGAACCGATTACTTTTTCAAGACTCGCTGCTGATACATTATAGTTCACTAAAGCATTCAAATAATCTAATCTGGCACTTCTGTAGGTGTTTTCTGCATCTTTAAATTCAATGGCGTCACCGACTCCGGCTTTATATCTGCCGCTTGCCAACTTATACTGCTCCTCTGCTTTTTTAACGGCAAGAGCAGAAACAGGAACACTTTCTTTTGCATTTTTTAAATTAATATAAGCTTCTCTTACTTCCAAATACAGGTCGTTTTCCTCCACCGCTAAATCAGCCAAGTCTCTTTGATATGTGGCTTTTGCTTCATCCACCTGTTTTTTAAGCAGGTAAAAATTAGTGGTCTTGTATGCCATTTGAGCGCCCACTTTAAACCCGTAATCATCAGTAAAAGAAGTACCGCCGCCGGCTTGGATTTGACCTACAAATTCAATGTCAGGATAAAATGCTCTCTTGCTGTATCTTACGTTAAGTTTTGAGGCCAAAGCTTTTTTTCTGAAAGACTCAAGCTCGGGTCTTGATTCAAAAGCAGCTCTTGCCAAAAAATCAAAATCACAAACGTAATCCTGCACTTTTAATTTATCAAGAAGTTTATAATCAACCTCTTTGGGAATACCCATGGCATTATTTAATTTCGCATACGCAATCTGGGTTTCATTGGAAGCTTTAATATATCCCAACCTTGCATTACCTAAATTATATTCTGCATTAACCACGTCGATTTTAGGTTTTGTACCTATTGTATAAAAAGCGGATGCCTGTTTATATTGCAATGAATACGCATCAATAGCATCCAAATAAACATTCTGCTTTTCCATAGAATAAAGCAACTGATAATAAGCTTCTTTTACATTATAAATAGTGTTATTTATGGTTTCATTTAAAGTAGCAACAGACGCTTCATAAACTTTTTTAGATGCATCTGCCTTTGCCTTTGTCTTACCGAAGTCAAAAATCAACTGCGTAGTACTGGCGTCAATAGCATTATAAAAAGTATAATATTGCTGCGGAACAGGGAAGTTAATTGTCAAAAACCTGTTTCTTGTTGCGCCGTTTGTCATAGAAAAAGTAGGCAAATATTTAGACCAGGCCTGACCTATTTTAGTTTTGTCAATTTCGCTGTTACTAAAAGCTGAACGTATAATGGGATTTGTTTGCAGAGCCTTTGCTATACAATCATCAAGAGATAAAATAAAGGTTTCCTGCACATAACCTTCTACTACTTTAGCATCCGACTTTGTAGGGCTAATATTTTCCTGCTTAATAACATTATCTACGACATTACCGAATTGCTCCGCCTGTTTTTTATCAACAAAATGAGTTTGGGTCATCTTAACATCCTGTTCAACCTTTTTTTCTTGTTTTTTTGCACACTTTATCCGTTCTTTTTCGGCTTTTTCTTCTGCTTTTAGTTTTTTCTCAAGCGCTTTAATCTCTTTTTTGGAAGGAGCGGGTTTCATTTGCATATTACCTGTTTCTTCTATAGATTGGGCTTTGCCGATAAAAGCAGCTTGCGTAGCAGCCATCGTCATAATTAACAGTATTATTAAAATTTTATTTTTCATATTATGCCTCTCTCTTAGCTTTATTCATAAATCTATCTGTGGTGGATTGAATAATTACATAAAAAGCGGGAACCAAGAGAGTCCCAAATATACAAGCCGCACTCATGCCGCCAAATACCGTAACACCAACAGCTACCCTGCTTTCAGAACCTGCACCATGTGCAAACACCAACGGTAATACACCTACAATAAAAGCAACGGATGTCATAATTACAG
This window encodes:
- a CDS encoding DUF475 domain-containing protein, with translation MLRYYKSSIILTIIGIICAYLWGEYRTPGAGLLSVFIVAVLSILEVSLSFDNAVVNAMRLEKMTPEWQHRFLTWGIVIAVFGMRLVFPVIIVSVFANISILETMYITINDVDKYKHYLELSHIAVLTFGGSFLLMLFLHYFFNEKKVIHWLKPIEEKLSHVGHISGIETVATLLGISILQSFVPEAERMHAILAGLAGVILYIVIHGLSEFMEEKANHTEALTCPKQSFKAGFIAFMYLELIDASFSLDGVLGAFALSKDVIIITIGLAIGAMFVRSFTIMMVEKKTLKQFLYLEHGAHWAIGALAVIMLIATVKPVPEAITGLIGLVFIVAAYISSIKHNDKKSV
- a CDS encoding TolC family protein; protein product: MKNKILIILLIMTMAATQAAFIGKAQSIEETGNMQMKPAPSKKEIKALEKKLKAEEKAEKERIKCAKKQEKKVEQDVKMTQTHFVDKKQAEQFGNVVDNVIKQENISPTKSDAKVVEGYVQETFILSLDDCIAKALQTNPIIRSAFSNSEIDKTKIGQAWSKYLPTFSMTNGATRNRFLTINFPVPQQYYTFYNAIDASTTQLIFDFGKTKAKADASKKVYEASVATLNETINNTIYNVKEAYYQLLYSMEKQNVYLDAIDAYSLQYKQASAFYTIGTKPKIDVVNAEYNLGNARLGYIKASNETQIAYAKLNNAMGIPKEVDYKLLDKLKVQDYVCDFDFLARAAFESRPELESFRKKALASKLNVRYSKRAFYPDIEFVGQIQAGGGTSFTDDYGFKVGAQMAYKTTNFYLLKKQVDEAKATYQRDLADLAVEENDLYLEVREAYINLKNAKESVPVSALAVKKAEEQYKLASGRYKAGVGDAIEFKDAENTYRSARLDYLNALVNYNVSAASLEKVIGSKLVAK
- a CDS encoding polyribonucleotide nucleotidyltransferase produces the protein MNENVKSCRFEIGGKEVVVETGKLAKQASGAVTIRVGDTLLLVTATVSENPRPGIDFFPLTVDYEEKMSAVGKIPGGFLRKEGRPGDKAILASRLIDRPIRPLFPKGFRNDVQITAQVFSSDQSEQPDVLAILAASFALSLSGAPFEGPIGAARIGRIDGNMVVNPTYNQVDKSDMNIVIAGTEDSVIMVEAGLDFVSEDDIMAAVDLAQAEIKKQVAMQKQFMQECGKAPVEFVNPYDTTELAEFISNLAYDIVSDAYHNFDNDYRRNKLKEAKELVAAKLEELPEEHSIKVFIASSPLDFVSEEFKSLEKKIMRKMITDEGTRADGRNPQEVRPIWVEVGVLPRAHGSAVFTRGQTQVLSVCTVAGPSMAQELDGIDPQTKKRYMHSYAFPGYSVGEAKPLRGAGRREIGHGALAERAIIPSLPSEEECGYAIRVTSDVIESNGSTSMASTCGSSLALMDAGIPVKTMIGGVAMGLIQESSKITVLTDIQGIEDFLGDMDFKVTGNETGITALQMDMKIKGISRETLTNALYQAKDGRLHILSKMKEVISAPREEMSDWAPKIMTFKIPVDCIGGVIGPGGKTIRNIIDSSGATIDIVDDGTVTITSVDQEGANIAKSMVDALALKLVPGLVSKGVVTRILPIGAIVEIAPGKDGMVHISQIAQERVNQVEDYIKLGDRVIVKVTEVDDRGRTKMTIKGVTDEEKAALG
- a CDS encoding tetratricopeptide repeat protein is translated as MRKYSILFLALLIAFHVNSSADAMSKKAFKYYQNGNKLYQIKDYEGAKTQYEKAVNIDPVESILYIKLAGVQVELGEKREALENYKTALRYTPNDSSIYTSIGNIYQELNEYENAYAAYKKALELAPDYKYNYFNIAIVQNSLGNYQAAIENYKIFLNTYPEHIIAHKNIATTYLNANLPQGAIKEYEQLIKNHPADFDDWTNYGRAFLMDGNYKKAVTILKSACEKEPENALSRLYLAQAYQAVDNKQSAIKYYKEAIMMDPRFVNAKFDLANLLFDEKNYDDAIEFYVAYLRDMPNNSDAYYNLGIAYEAKNDVNSALSAFTKALALKPDDPNITQEIGRCYHLAKDYEKAIDYYLKALQAKPDDASLLYNIALAYSQNSDTDNSIIYLNKSLKIKDNRQVKQDLAKAYTKKGQEAYSQNNYAQAVELYKKAITTDVNYAQAYQNLADIVFASKTSEEIINNMKENVEKEPDNPDLKVVYGEMLLQKDMKEEAKEQFSKAIELDENNTIAKGYMADIFYGEKKYNESLVYYSDVLKAQPYNSDVMVKLGNIYKEKNDNANAVKYYQNALTADPQNITANFNLAVIYMESKNNAKAKELLGAIIKEKPEFPSSYYLYGIILDNEKKYNEAIKNYEKFLTLAPKDENAPIIKKRTAELKNYIKQLSGRKK
- a CDS encoding cell envelope integrity protein TolA; this translates as MNEIFITKTNNPFSSIKHGLSLFMEESKEKMSLTKSLFISFFLHILFFVLGFFILQAIIILLMYLGFDLSLFDRPKAKIRDIEFVLLNPEKYNVKKSFTKKTTAQNNRALAGPRPDKRMYSDDEGGLKSIKKSKITAASNVVNETPQKNTRKAVSQANIPLAKTPKKGSSAPILNMPSPFAINMPKVKTISDDVGFGAGSKQGYHSPSAGSTSVISDGEGAGGSGKGDSVGTGERKGGGGYYYGTAGTPKPGSANQYGNDANDVDLRPYVTELQRKIVRNWAMPSSGNNKKTVLFLRISKSGSLMVLNIRTPSGDPVTDNSAIAAVKKAQPFNALPAGYKNSYADVILTFDYNVSARQN